The Ahaetulla prasina isolate Xishuangbanna chromosome 14, ASM2864084v1, whole genome shotgun sequence genome includes a region encoding these proteins:
- the LOC131184976 gene encoding lysosomal alpha-glucosidase-like isoform X1, producing MIAMPCLEGKQNSFYAGAYCRRFTVVFCKYCTLGGSLPLPGCCSVKKRQERERAAAAIAPMKSYQKLSTDVSRISEVEEEGADGKPLCHQKLSAWWLGGGLLTVAALLSGVTVWVLGQIWWDQHGVSFWSKCTSVPENRRFDCYPEKSVVVTRELCESRGCCFAEGETPLDRLNGVPWCFYPPDFPSYTLGSTNETDLGLVGFLTREKKTYYPKDLEKLQLRVEFETDSRLHVKIIDATNPRYEVPLDVPQATKRAENPLYSVEFCKEPFGLIVKRRLSGTVLLNTTVAPLFFTDQFLQISTVLPSIFLYGLGEHQSHFLHNLEWNTLPLWARDIPPTESYNLYGVHPFYLLMEKGGAAHGVFLLNSNLMEVALQPAPALTWRTTGGILDFYIFLGPDPNLVVQQYQQVIGFPAMPPFWGLGFHLCRWGYGTSNKTWETVKAMRNFQIPQDAQWNDIDYMNSSRDFAVDSERFASLPQMVEDLHKHGQYYVLILDPGISSVQPPGSYWPYDEGLKRGVFINNTKGKPLIGMVWPGYTAYPDFSNPTTYEWWLENLKHLHAQVPFDGLWIDMNEPSNFIDGSTEGCSKGDLDNPPYVPGILGGSLSAKTICASAKQSLSVHYNLHNLYGLMEAKATSRALVEIRGKRPFIISRSTFPSQGRYSGHWLGDNRSEWKDMFWSIPGLLSFSLFGVPLVGADICGFSSSTSEELCVRWMQLGAFYPFSRNHNTQLEKAQDPTAFSPAARTAMRAALELRYTLLPLLYSLFHRAHLQGDTVARPLFFEFPKDEATYAVEKQFLWGRVLLVTPVLEPGADSVIGYFPKGVWYDYYTGSSVNSSGESLKMAAPLDHINVHLREGTILPTQKPGGSTWLTRRNPLTLIAALSQTSNAWGDLFWDDGDSLDTFEKGDYSYLVFNVTQNTFISTILHSNTEATYITVDKLSVYGVREEPKTVTVSGKNWPFTYLTNQVLHVNNLQLPLSQGFSVRWL from the exons ATGATTGCAATGCCCTGTTTGGAGGGCAAGCAGAATTCCTTTTATGCAGGCGCTTATTGTAGAAGATTTACTGTTGTGTTTTGCAAGTATTGCACACTGGGCGGCTCTCTTCCCCTTCCCGGCTGTTGCTCTGTCAagaagagacaagagagagagagag cagcagcagcaattgcCCCCATGAAGTCCTATCAGAAGCTGAGCACAGATGTCTCTCGGATCAgcgaggtggaggaggaaggtgCCGATGGAAAACCATTGTGCCATCAGAAGTTGTCGGCTTGGTGGCTAGGTGGGGGCCTCTTGACAGTAGCTGCCCTCCTGAGCGGGGTGACCGTTTGGGTTCTCGGCCAGATTTGGTGGGATCAGCACGGGGTTTCCTTCTGGTCCAAATGCACCTCTGTGCCAGAGAACCGTCGCTTTGACTGCTACCCGGAGAAAAGTGTGGTTGTGACGCGAGAACTTTGTGAGAGTCGGGGATGCTGTTTTGCGGAGGGCGAGACGCCCCTCGATAGACTCAACGGGGTTCCGTGGTGCTTTTATCCCCCTGATTTTCCCAGCTACACCTTGGGGAGCACGAATGAGACCGACCTGGGGCTGGTGGGTTTTCTAACCAGAGAAAAAAAGACTTATTATCCGAAAGATCTTGAGAAGCTGCAGCTCAGGGTGGAGTTCGAAACAGATTCTCGGTTGCACGTCAAG ATCATCGATGCCACCAATCCTCGGTATGAGGTGCCTCTTGACGTTCCTCAAGCCACCAAGAGGGCAGAGAATCCTCTCTATTCCGTTGAGTTCTGCAAGGAGCCTTTCGGCCTGATCGTGAAGCGGAGACTCTCAGGGACAGTTCT GTTGAACACAACAGTGGCTCCCCTGTTTTTTACGGACCAGTTTCTCCAGATTTCCACGGTTCTGCCTTCCATATTTCTTTACGGGTTGGGAGAACATCAGAGCCATTTCCTGCATAACCTGGAATGGAACACGCTGCCTCTCTGGGCCCGAGACATCCCTCCTACA GAGTCCTACAATCTCTATGGCGTCCACCCATTCTATCTTCTCATGGAGAAAGGCGGAGCTGCCCACGGGGTTTTCCTCCTGAACAGCAACTTGATGG AGGTGGCTCTTCAGCCTGCTCCTGCCCTGACATGGAGGACAACCGGGGGGATTTTAGATTTTTACATCTTTTTAGGACCTGATCCCAACTTGGTGGTCCAGCAATACCAGCAAGTGATTG GGTTTCCAGCCATGCCCCCCTTTTGGGGACTGGGGTTCCATCTCTGCCGTTGGGGGTATGGGACAAGCAACAAGACGTGGGAGACAGTCAAAGCTATGCGGAATTTTCAGATCCCTCAG GATGCCCAGTGGAATGACATCGATTATATGAACAGCTCTCGAGACTTTGCTGTGGACTCCGAGAGATTTGCCAGCCTGCCCCAGATGGTGGAAGATCTTCATAAGCACGGACAATACTATGTGCTCATTCTG GATCCTGGAATCAGTAGCGTTCAGCCTCCGGGCTCTTATTGGCCTTATGACGAAGGCCTGAAGCGCGGCGTGTTCATCAACAACACCAAAGGGAAACCTCTGATTGGAATG GTCTGGCCCGGCTACACTGCTTATCCTGACTTTTCCAACCCAACCACTTATGAATGGTGGCTAGAAAATCTGAAACATCTTCACGCTCAAGTTCCTTTCGACGGCCTTTGGATC GACATGAATGAACCATCCAACTTTATTGATGGCTCAACAGAAGGGTGTTCCAAAGGAGATCTAGACAACCCACCTTACGTGCCTG GGATCCTGGGAGGTTCTCTTTCTGCAAAGACTATTTGCGCTTCAGCCAAGCAGAGTCTCTCTGTGCATTACAATCTCCACAACCTCTATGGGCTGATGGAAGCCAAGGCCACCTCAAG GGCTCTGGTTGAAATCCGAGGGAAGAGACCCTTCATTATTTCACGTTCCACTTTCCCAAGTCAGGGCAGGTATTCTGGACACTGGCTGGGGGACAACCGGAGCGAATGGAAGGATATGTTTTGGTCCATTCCAG GCCTGCTGAGTTTCAGTCTCTTCGGAGTCCCATTGGTCGGGGCCGACATCTGTGGCTTCTCCAGCTCCACCTCGGAAGAGCTCTGCGTTCGCTGGATGCAGCTGGGGGCCTTTTATCCTTTTTCACGCAATCACAACACTCAACTTGAGAAG GCTCAAGATCCCACGGCCTTTAGCCCAGCAGCCCGGACAGCCATGAGAGCAGCTCTAGAACTCCGTTACACCCTGCTGCCCCTGCTGTATTCTCTCTTCCATCGGGCTCATCTGCAAGGGGACACGGTCGCCCGCCCCCTGTTTTTTGA GTTCCCAAAAGATGAGGCCACCTACGCAGTAGAGAAGCAGTTCCTTTGGGGCCGAGTCCTGCTGGTAACGCCCGTTCTGGAACCTGGCGCAGATTCAGTGATTGGTTACTTCCCCAAAGGCGTTTGGTATGATTACTACACG GGATCTTCGGTGAACAGCAGCGGGGAGAGCTTGAAAATGGCGGCCCCTCTGGACCACATCAACGTCCATCTGCGAGAGGGCACCATCCTGCCGACTCAG AAACCCGGAGGCAGCACTTGGCTAACACGCCGGAACCCTCTGACCCTGATCGCAGCCTTATCCCAGACCTCCAACGCCTGGGGAGACCTGTTTTGGGACGATGGCGACAGCCTGGACACCTTTGAAAAGGGCGACTATTCCTACCTGGTGTTCAATGTCACGCAG aACACCTTCATCTCCACCATCCTGCATTCCAATACCGAAGCCACCTACATCACAGTGGATAAACTCAGCGTCTATGGAGTCCGGGAAGAGCCGAAAACGGTCACCGTCAGTGGCAAAAATTGGCCCTTCACTTATTTGACCAATCAG GTTCTCCACGTGAACAACCTGCAGCTTCCCCTCAGCCAGGGTTTCTCCGTTCGGTGGCTGTGA
- the LOC131184976 gene encoding lysosomal alpha-glucosidase-like isoform X2, translating into MKSYQKLSTDVSRISEVEEEGADGKPLCHQKLSAWWLGGGLLTVAALLSGVTVWVLGQIWWDQHGVSFWSKCTSVPENRRFDCYPEKSVVVTRELCESRGCCFAEGETPLDRLNGVPWCFYPPDFPSYTLGSTNETDLGLVGFLTREKKTYYPKDLEKLQLRVEFETDSRLHVKIIDATNPRYEVPLDVPQATKRAENPLYSVEFCKEPFGLIVKRRLSGTVLLNTTVAPLFFTDQFLQISTVLPSIFLYGLGEHQSHFLHNLEWNTLPLWARDIPPTESYNLYGVHPFYLLMEKGGAAHGVFLLNSNLMEVALQPAPALTWRTTGGILDFYIFLGPDPNLVVQQYQQVIGFPAMPPFWGLGFHLCRWGYGTSNKTWETVKAMRNFQIPQDAQWNDIDYMNSSRDFAVDSERFASLPQMVEDLHKHGQYYVLILDPGISSVQPPGSYWPYDEGLKRGVFINNTKGKPLIGMVWPGYTAYPDFSNPTTYEWWLENLKHLHAQVPFDGLWIDMNEPSNFIDGSTEGCSKGDLDNPPYVPGILGGSLSAKTICASAKQSLSVHYNLHNLYGLMEAKATSRALVEIRGKRPFIISRSTFPSQGRYSGHWLGDNRSEWKDMFWSIPGLLSFSLFGVPLVGADICGFSSSTSEELCVRWMQLGAFYPFSRNHNTQLEKAQDPTAFSPAARTAMRAALELRYTLLPLLYSLFHRAHLQGDTVARPLFFEFPKDEATYAVEKQFLWGRVLLVTPVLEPGADSVIGYFPKGVWYDYYTGSSVNSSGESLKMAAPLDHINVHLREGTILPTQKPGGSTWLTRRNPLTLIAALSQTSNAWGDLFWDDGDSLDTFEKGDYSYLVFNVTQNTFISTILHSNTEATYITVDKLSVYGVREEPKTVTVSGKNWPFTYLTNQVLHVNNLQLPLSQGFSVRWL; encoded by the exons ATGAAGTCCTATCAGAAGCTGAGCACAGATGTCTCTCGGATCAgcgaggtggaggaggaaggtgCCGATGGAAAACCATTGTGCCATCAGAAGTTGTCGGCTTGGTGGCTAGGTGGGGGCCTCTTGACAGTAGCTGCCCTCCTGAGCGGGGTGACCGTTTGGGTTCTCGGCCAGATTTGGTGGGATCAGCACGGGGTTTCCTTCTGGTCCAAATGCACCTCTGTGCCAGAGAACCGTCGCTTTGACTGCTACCCGGAGAAAAGTGTGGTTGTGACGCGAGAACTTTGTGAGAGTCGGGGATGCTGTTTTGCGGAGGGCGAGACGCCCCTCGATAGACTCAACGGGGTTCCGTGGTGCTTTTATCCCCCTGATTTTCCCAGCTACACCTTGGGGAGCACGAATGAGACCGACCTGGGGCTGGTGGGTTTTCTAACCAGAGAAAAAAAGACTTATTATCCGAAAGATCTTGAGAAGCTGCAGCTCAGGGTGGAGTTCGAAACAGATTCTCGGTTGCACGTCAAG ATCATCGATGCCACCAATCCTCGGTATGAGGTGCCTCTTGACGTTCCTCAAGCCACCAAGAGGGCAGAGAATCCTCTCTATTCCGTTGAGTTCTGCAAGGAGCCTTTCGGCCTGATCGTGAAGCGGAGACTCTCAGGGACAGTTCT GTTGAACACAACAGTGGCTCCCCTGTTTTTTACGGACCAGTTTCTCCAGATTTCCACGGTTCTGCCTTCCATATTTCTTTACGGGTTGGGAGAACATCAGAGCCATTTCCTGCATAACCTGGAATGGAACACGCTGCCTCTCTGGGCCCGAGACATCCCTCCTACA GAGTCCTACAATCTCTATGGCGTCCACCCATTCTATCTTCTCATGGAGAAAGGCGGAGCTGCCCACGGGGTTTTCCTCCTGAACAGCAACTTGATGG AGGTGGCTCTTCAGCCTGCTCCTGCCCTGACATGGAGGACAACCGGGGGGATTTTAGATTTTTACATCTTTTTAGGACCTGATCCCAACTTGGTGGTCCAGCAATACCAGCAAGTGATTG GGTTTCCAGCCATGCCCCCCTTTTGGGGACTGGGGTTCCATCTCTGCCGTTGGGGGTATGGGACAAGCAACAAGACGTGGGAGACAGTCAAAGCTATGCGGAATTTTCAGATCCCTCAG GATGCCCAGTGGAATGACATCGATTATATGAACAGCTCTCGAGACTTTGCTGTGGACTCCGAGAGATTTGCCAGCCTGCCCCAGATGGTGGAAGATCTTCATAAGCACGGACAATACTATGTGCTCATTCTG GATCCTGGAATCAGTAGCGTTCAGCCTCCGGGCTCTTATTGGCCTTATGACGAAGGCCTGAAGCGCGGCGTGTTCATCAACAACACCAAAGGGAAACCTCTGATTGGAATG GTCTGGCCCGGCTACACTGCTTATCCTGACTTTTCCAACCCAACCACTTATGAATGGTGGCTAGAAAATCTGAAACATCTTCACGCTCAAGTTCCTTTCGACGGCCTTTGGATC GACATGAATGAACCATCCAACTTTATTGATGGCTCAACAGAAGGGTGTTCCAAAGGAGATCTAGACAACCCACCTTACGTGCCTG GGATCCTGGGAGGTTCTCTTTCTGCAAAGACTATTTGCGCTTCAGCCAAGCAGAGTCTCTCTGTGCATTACAATCTCCACAACCTCTATGGGCTGATGGAAGCCAAGGCCACCTCAAG GGCTCTGGTTGAAATCCGAGGGAAGAGACCCTTCATTATTTCACGTTCCACTTTCCCAAGTCAGGGCAGGTATTCTGGACACTGGCTGGGGGACAACCGGAGCGAATGGAAGGATATGTTTTGGTCCATTCCAG GCCTGCTGAGTTTCAGTCTCTTCGGAGTCCCATTGGTCGGGGCCGACATCTGTGGCTTCTCCAGCTCCACCTCGGAAGAGCTCTGCGTTCGCTGGATGCAGCTGGGGGCCTTTTATCCTTTTTCACGCAATCACAACACTCAACTTGAGAAG GCTCAAGATCCCACGGCCTTTAGCCCAGCAGCCCGGACAGCCATGAGAGCAGCTCTAGAACTCCGTTACACCCTGCTGCCCCTGCTGTATTCTCTCTTCCATCGGGCTCATCTGCAAGGGGACACGGTCGCCCGCCCCCTGTTTTTTGA GTTCCCAAAAGATGAGGCCACCTACGCAGTAGAGAAGCAGTTCCTTTGGGGCCGAGTCCTGCTGGTAACGCCCGTTCTGGAACCTGGCGCAGATTCAGTGATTGGTTACTTCCCCAAAGGCGTTTGGTATGATTACTACACG GGATCTTCGGTGAACAGCAGCGGGGAGAGCTTGAAAATGGCGGCCCCTCTGGACCACATCAACGTCCATCTGCGAGAGGGCACCATCCTGCCGACTCAG AAACCCGGAGGCAGCACTTGGCTAACACGCCGGAACCCTCTGACCCTGATCGCAGCCTTATCCCAGACCTCCAACGCCTGGGGAGACCTGTTTTGGGACGATGGCGACAGCCTGGACACCTTTGAAAAGGGCGACTATTCCTACCTGGTGTTCAATGTCACGCAG aACACCTTCATCTCCACCATCCTGCATTCCAATACCGAAGCCACCTACATCACAGTGGATAAACTCAGCGTCTATGGAGTCCGGGAAGAGCCGAAAACGGTCACCGTCAGTGGCAAAAATTGGCCCTTCACTTATTTGACCAATCAG GTTCTCCACGTGAACAACCTGCAGCTTCCCCTCAGCCAGGGTTTCTCCGTTCGGTGGCTGTGA